Part of the Lutra lutra chromosome 4, mLutLut1.2, whole genome shotgun sequence genome is shown below.
cagaacagagggagagggacagacttcctgagtggggagccggatggggggctcgatgccaggaccccaagatcatgacctgagccaaaggcagacacttaactgactgagccacccaggtgcccctaccagtttctattttgatgaaaatttctgTGTATCTGCTACCAACTCTATTAGAGAATTATTTGAGGATGGGATGTGTGGCAAGTCATCTTCAGTCCCTAAAATAGCCATTCATAAACAATTGTTTAAAGAACTGATCAATTTCAAACCCTCTGAGCCTGCGCACACTACATTTAGATGAAGGTGAGAAGGTCTGTTTAGGAAAAGTGATTTTTCCCCAAGGGGAATGGTAAAGACATGTCAAAcactccctttcctcccaccttcattaaagaacaaaaatcatcTACTTCTTAGGTGTATGAAGCGTCTGGTTTCTGTTTTAGCTGGGTCTCAGAAGGAAATGACTTTTCTCTGAAATTGTAGACGCCCAAACCAGCTGCAGCATTGTTAGGCCTCAGGGTAAACAGGAAGCTTCCTGCCTTGGGCCCTTCATGTCCCTCTCCCAGACTATTAAAGACTGTTAATAGGATGGTAAAAGGACAGCTGCTGGCCGTAAAAATCAGCCCATTCCTTAGATCCTTGGAGAATAGCAACTAGATCCCTCCAAGTTCAGAGAGAAAACTGTGTCCGTCCCGTCTCCAGGTCACACACCAGGTGCCTTCACCAAGCTGGGGTCCTCAGTTATCTCCGCTATGATTAACTGTAACCACAATGGCCTTTGCAGAATACCAAGAGTTTGGTTCCTTTGGTTGCTTGCATTAGTTGAGAAGGTAGTATTTCCATTTATAGGGTTTCTGGTCcttgaaattatttgttttggggagcGATCCATCCTGAGGATCCCCAAAAAAGAGGTAAAGAGGAGAATCCAAGACAGCAAAGGATCTAGAGCTCCTAGCTCTGCGATACAGGGCTGAAACAGGACCTCAAGTCTTCGTGCACACCGGGTGGAAGTCCCTGGATTTGCAGCTGttggtgaggagggagggaacagTTTCTGCCAGCTGGAGGGACACTAGGGCAGGGGTTATCCTCTTCTGCCAAGAAGGGCACTCGGGTGTcttggcagaaggcagagggttgCCCCGATCTGTGTGTACATTTTCAGAAGCATTTGACTCTGGACCAAATGCTCTCAGCTGTGCTAAAGCTGGGGCGATGGATGGGAAATGCTTATTGGCCAGGCTGACTAGAAGCTCTGACAGAGGGTGCTGGGGCTCAGCCAGGAGCTTCCCTGAAGCTGGCAAGTTCAGCTTTCTGTCATGGTCAGAGGGAGTGTGTCAAAATTCCAATTCTCAGTGCCCTCCAGAAGCTATGATTACCCATTTATTTTGACGTTTCTGCTTGTTGGAATTTCTAATAGGGAATGAGTGGTGATGCTGCAGAGCCTCTAACCTGGCCCAAAGAACGAGCACAAGAGCTCAGCAGGAGTCACCGCTCTTCCTACCAGTAGTGATGGGCTCTTAACCAAATGGGGGCCAGGAAGATACTATTTCATTCAACCTTGGACTTAGCCACAATTTATCAATTCATGCTGCCTTGTTGGCTCCTCCGACCCATGTTTACCCATCAAGCAAGCACAGGCACTCGGGCACGGCAGGAAAACCAGTCACCACTTTGACCGTTTACTTGCCTGGCACAGATTTACTTCCACAGGAAGGGAGCCTGATTGGCTATGTGTCACTGCTCTCCCTCATTCAAAGGAAGGGTCACTTCAGTTACGCCTCGAGTTGCACCTGAAGAGGGAGAGTTCTGAGCACTGAAAGCAAGAGAACTGGATAGCTTGTCCTCAAATCACATGTTTGAGCCTCTCCTTAAGTGCTCAGGCTGGGTGGATGCCATTGCTTAAGGCAGGTCTCAAGATCTTAGAGCCGAAAGGGACCTACTAGATTACATGGCCCACCCGCCTCGCCTCTTCCAGGAGGATAATATCACTTCCCCCAGTTTCAGAAGAGGTCAGTAAGGCTGTGAAAACTctcccaaggttacacagctggtaagtggggTTTTACTGAGAGGACCAGGTctcctggttcttttttttttttaaagattttatttatttacttgacagagagagagatcacaggtaggcagagaggcaggcagagagagagagagagagagaaggaagcaggctccctgctgagcagagagcccgacgcgggactcgatcccaggaccctgagatcatgacctgagctgaaggcagaggcttaacccactgagccacccaggcgccctctcctgGTTCTTTGTACCATGCTCTTTTTACCGTGACTTTCCCCCTAAGTATTccgtattattattatttttttaaagattttatttatttatttatttgacagagagcaagagatcacaagtaggcagagaggcaggcagagagagaggaggaagcagactccccactgagcagagagcccgatggggggctcgatcccaggaccctgggatcatgacctgagctgaaggcagaggctttaacccactgagccacccaggcgccccagtattccatattatttttaaaaatgtaattcagggacacctgggtggctcagtcagttaagtgtctgcctccagctcaggccgtgatcccacagtcccggaatcgagtcccacatcgggttcctgcttctccttctgcctgctgttccccctacttgttgctctctttctctcttgcttgctctttgaaaaataaataaaatctaaaaaaaaaaaaaaaaaaaaaaaagcaaagcaaaacaaaaacacataattcaggggcacctgggtggcttagccagttaagtgtccgactcctacacttagctcaggtcttgatcttacagtcatgagttcaagtcctgcccagtgtgaagcctacttaaaaataaacaaacaaataaatacataagtcaTTGCACGCATAACCAAAAGGTGTttaatttgcatatctttttaagatttttcatataaataaatgaacaaatcatgaaaatattcagaaacaatgtcccattttaaaaagatggtccTACTTTACTTACTACTGCCAGGACACCGTCCAGGCCTCCACCATCATGTGTGGACTATTACCGGCCCGTTAGCTAGAGCCTTTGGTGAGACTGACATTTAAACACTTACATTTACATTgacatttaaatactttaaagTTTACAACTATCTCTGCTATGCTTGGTTGACGAGACAAATGCAAGTGTACTTTAGACTCAGAGAATGAGATTTCTTCACTTACAGAGAAAACAGGTACTACTCTAAAATTTGCCATAGCCGGGACCAGACGGGGCTCTCCAGTGGCTCACACTTCTCCCGTTCCTGACCAGCCTTCAGAGAGACTGGAGGTTCCCAAAGGACAGAGCAAGGGTCCCGGGGCAACACAGACAGTCCCAGTGTGGATCTGTACTTCCAAGCCCCTGAGACTCCAGGTCATGTCCAAGGTAGGAAGTTGCAATGTAGGAGCAGTCCCAGGAGCCAATAAGACAGGAAGTAGCCCAGAATGCATCGTGTGACTAGAGAACAGGTTTTCCAGTTGTATAAAAGTCCCATGATGGAATTTCTGGGGACCATTTGTCCTGGCAGGGAGTCCCCTACATGGGGCTTCCAAGGCACCGTCTCTAGGGATCTCAGCAGTGGCTCCTGATTATGAAGCAAATAAGCTGGAAACCAGTACACGAGAGGAGTGGAGGAACCTAGAAACCTGGTGAGAACCTGGAAATCGTAAGAGGGGGGAAAACCCACACATTTATTGGACTATCACTGCTTCACACTGGACCAGCCCGGGGCTTCCCTGCTGCTGGGTCAACTACAGCCCCATGACTAGAAAGGTATTGTTCTGGAAAAGGGATTCAGCAGAACTTAGGATATGCCTTATAAAGAGCTGTGTGTGACACCAGCCAGGTGACCTCATGCTACAAATAAGCAGAGCCACAGACTAATTACCACAGTCATAGGCCAATCAATACTAAAAACTACGAGGTCCAATTTTAGCCTAGGGCCTGGACTCTAACCACTAGGCTGTGACATGGGGCTTTGGGAACCTGAAGGGGTTCCCTCATGCCCTGGGGTTGgcagaacagaaggaaagggggCAGGGCATCCTGCGGTTCAACATTTTCTGTCCTAGGGGAGTTCAGAGCCAAGTCTCCACATGGCCTCCCTCATCTAAGCTGGAAACTCCAAGCTGTGCCGGCACTTGCTCTACCAGTTAATCCAGCTACAAACACAGAATGCGACTTTCTGTTTCCCCTGTGCCTCTTATCCACACAGCCCAGAGAACTTTACAAACAGCCAATGTGCGCCTCCAAGAGGCAGAAGCTGTTAGGGAGCGGCTGGCATGCAGGACTACGACTTCCTCAGGGTTATGTGGGAACCGGGGCCAGAGCcaggaataaaaaaatggaaagtatcaAAGGCTTCCCACCCTTCTatcgccccctcccaccccaaacaTGACACAAGGGATCTCCTCGAAAGACTGAGCACCTGCCAGGGCTGAGAGTACCTTAAGTCAACACCCAAGGAGGCACTGGGTGTAACCCGCGCAGTCGGGGAAGGTCCCGCGCTCTCCTCTGCGCTGACTCCTTTATCTGTCACTTAAGGTCCTTCCACGACTATCGCGTCTCTGCATGCACCACTGATTTGCCCAGAatactcttcctctgcttcttaaATGCAATTCCTTCCTACTCTTTAGGACCCAGCCTTCATAGGACACCCTCCTGGACTCCTCCCGTCTATTAGCtactttttcctctgtgtttccaCAATCCTTTACTTCAAAACAGCAACTCTTCTTCCATCCCACTGAACTAGAATTTTACCTGTGAAGTTGTCTGTCTCCCCATTTCTACCATGAATGAGACCCGCGATGGCAGCAATCCTGCCCCACTCATGTTCCATTCCTCAGTGGTCTGACCCAGGGTCTGGACAAAGAAAACCCCCTAATagctggcaaatgaataaattatgcaCAGGTCACTCAAATGGGAAGAAGCGAGCAGTCTTCCTTGACCCTGGCCAGGGGGTCTTGCCTGTATTCCCACCCTTACCCCGGCCAGGAACACCCCTCACCTGAACGTGCATGCAGAGTCCGCCGAACAGCGCCAGCGCCGCGGCATGGACCAGGTACACAAACACCGGAGGGCCGAGGAATCCGCGCTCGGGCTTCTCTGGGGTCTTACTGTTCTTGCTTCTTTGCAACCCAAGCGTAACGCAGAGCCAAGGGTGGGTGGTCACATATGTCCATGTTGCCCCGGCAACCAGGATAGCCATTGGTGTGGCCAGAAGGAAATTGGGCACCTGCTTGAGCTCATAGTATCTCAAAAAGCCAACATTCCAATAGATATCCTGGATATAGCTATATATTAGGGGCAGTTCCCAGGAGCACCAAGGCGGCTCATTTCCCTCCACAGTCCGGTAGCCTTTGTCCACGGCTAACTGCCGCAAGGGCTCCGGGATGGGGCGGACTGAGCCTGACAGACAGAACTGGGTATAGCCATAATACTGAAAGAGAGCAAAGGGAAGGCCAAGCGCAAACACAGACAGGAATACAGAGCCCATTAGTTTCAAGAGTGCTCTCAGAGGATTCAGCACCATGGGAGAGGACAGAAAGCCTTGGCACTGAGAATACACGAGGAAGCCAATGTTGACCAGCCCGTTGGAGCGTACGCCAGTGGCAAGGGCAAAGAGGAGGCCACTAGTCCAGCTCCGGCCCCTTTCCAGCTGTCCCATGGCACTGAACGTCAGGAGGGCAAACAAAGCTTCTGAGTAACCAGCTGCCAGGAAGACGTTGGCGGGGCTGAGGCAGAAGAGTAGGGCTCCATAAAAGGCCTGGCAGGGACAGCGCAAAACGAGACAGCCCAGGTCGTGAAGTGCGACAGCGGCCAGCACGGAGAACAAGGAATTGAGCAGCGCTACTGAGATTAACAGGCGACTTCGTAGGTTCAGCAACGGCCACAGGGGCCTCAGTAGTTCAGCTCCCACCAAGAGAGCCAGGGGGAAGCCAGGGAAGAAGGCAAAGTTGTGCTCATATAGATAGCCACGCTCGGCAATGAACAGGAAGTGTTCGGCATCCCAGTGAGACAGGCCACCCAGAAGACCTTCGACGATTTGGTCCACAGAGCCTGAAGGGGTGAAGCGAGGAGGAGAGAAGGCTTCTGCGTGGTGATCGGGGATGATGGCATTGAAGAGAGCCTGTGGGATGAAGGAGAACTAGGATTTCAGTTGAGCAAGTGAAGGAAAGAATTACCATATCATAAAATGAGGAAGAACAGACTTGTTGGAGGACAATCAGGAGTTCAGTTCTAGACTAAGTTTGAGCTACACATTCCAGGGCAGAGGTCAACGAGGCAGACACAGGAGTCTGAGGGTCAGGAGAGCGATCAGGGCTGGAGACATAAATTCAGATGTCCTGAGTGTACAAAAGGTATTTAAAGGCGTGGGACTGAATGAGATcacctggggaggaaggaagcagggctAGAGAAAAGAGATCTGAGGATTGGGCCCTGAATGCGTCAACGTTTAGAGGCCTGAAGGAGAGTGAGGATCCAGAAtgaagataaagaaggaaaaccaggagagCAGGGTGTCTTAGAACCAAGTGAGGCAAGGTTGTGATCAATTCTGTTAAATGCTGCTAATAGGTCAAGGAAGATggggactggggcgcctgggtggctcagtgggttaagcctctgccttcggctcaggtcatgatctcagggtcccaagatcctgctcagtagggagcctgctccttcctctctctctgcctgcttctctacttgtgatcgctctctgtgtcaaataaataaataaaatcttaaaaaaaaaaaaaggaagatgggaaCTGAAAAGTGCCTGCTGGATTTAGAAATGGGTAGGTCACTAGTTAAGCTTGACAAGAGCTGTTCCAGTGGAGTGGAGGCTAGAGAAGACTGCTGAGACTGGGCTcagcagagaaggggagaaggaaagcagataaCTATCTGGACGAGTTTGGCTGTAAATGAGGTAGTAGGTGAATGACAATGTGGGAGAGAAGCATTTGTGAATGGGGATAATCCAGTGGAAAGGGCACCACTAAGTATGCAGGGGCGAGGGAAGAATTGCTGGAGCAGGCACAGGCAGGTAGGAACTGCCACACAGGCAGAGGAGCAAGGCCCAGGGAGGACAGCAGGGCTCGGCCTGCTTCAGCCGCGAAGGCACACGGGGGCCACACATGCGATGAATGTGGGGGTGGAGCACACACAAGGTCAATTTTGATTACatctatttttctgagttttcgCTCAGGGAGGCAAGCCGGGGAAAAGGTGTTAGGGACttgaattaaaagataaatatgtaaagtAAGTCCTCTTGACCCCTAGTTCTCGAAATAGGCTGTGCACTGGAATCACCCAGGGAGTTTCAAAAATACGGATGTCTGGATGGCTGGGTCCCTCCCCCAGGATTAATGATTTAACTAGTATGGGATACAGCCTGGGAttgagtttttttggtttttgattttttgtttttttaagctccCCCAAGTGACTCTGATGTGCAGAACAATTTGAGCTAATGGCAAGGTGAATGGGCCAGGGAAATACACTAAGATCGCCAGGTAGCACTAAAGACTCATGTTGGTCAAAGATCTTGAAGAGAAAGCGACTAGTCAATACAGCTGTGTGTTTCTCTCTGGGCATGAtgcagaagtagagagagaatgaaactgaactaTGCCTGGGCGTCTGTCTTGTGACTAAGCCGGGGAGAAGGGAGCGAGCGAGTTGTGCCTGTGTGCCTGGTGGATCATGGAATCTAGCTGGGTAAGGAGGGGTGCAGAAACCAGAAAGTAAATGAGGCACAGTGAAACAGTGGTAGAATCAGTGGACTGTAAGTCCTCAGGGGGTGGAAGAGCCGTTAAAACTGGGGTACTTACAGGGAGTGAGCTGGAAAGATAGGAGATAGTGGTTAGTCCTATCAGCTTTATTAATATTGAGACCACCAAGAAATTAACAGGAGTGCTGGAAAGCGCAACAGTGAATCAGGAGCTTAAACCTTCAAGGAATGAAGAGGAATGAGCTGTCACTAACAGAGACGACAGCAAGAGTGAAGGGTAACTGGGGCGAACATCTGATGGCATGAGCATTAAAGCtggaagggggatgggggagagagagggataatGAAATAGCATTATTGTTAAATGTCTTTTTGCCTCATCAGATTGTCAGCtactcaaaggaaaagaaactgtgACTTTTCCTTCCCACCACCTAGCACAGTTCTTGGAACAGAGCACACACTTAATACAAACTGTGGTAGAGtgagaggagaggacaggagacATACTCATTTCCAAATCACTATCTGAATTAGTCTTGCTTCCCTATCCCAGATGCCAGTTCACCAGGCTTCCCCAGGGGCCTGGTAATCACTCATCTGATACTGTTCAAAGCCATCATTGGGTCAGTTTTCCCAGTCCCACAACTGCGATATAACCCCATTcttaagactttctctttttGGTCAGTTTATCAGGCTACTTTAAACAGTGAAAACGAATGGGACAGGAGTGACAGTCACAGATAACAGCCCTAGTCTCCAAGCTGAAGCTACTTTTAACTAAACCTGGGGCCCTGCAGAGGCTGCTAGGCATCATAGtgcaggaagggagaaaggaggtttccagaaaggagaaagagaaccctGAGAAAATGGCATCTGTGGAAAAAGCACACATAATTATGCTAATATAACACCACTAGATTGCTGACAGACTTTCAACAACACCACATACTGAGCACATACTAAGCACTGGTCAATGTGCTAGGCACCAGACAGAATtcacatatatgtgaaaattGGTTAAAATATGTATCAAGAGGGGCCTTGGAGGGGAAAGGAAGTTGCAAAAGTGCAAATGCATTCTGAGGGTTGTGGTGGGTGAGGCAGCAAGGGGAGACACCTGGGGGAAGAGCTGGGGACATTGCTGACTAACTGAATACACACAGATGATCCCAGGACAgtgccactcaactgactgacaCTGTGCTCAGTTTCCTGGTAAGGGGACCCAGGCCGATGCCTTGGGCTGTCGTACCTTAAAGGCATCTCTGGTTACAGAACCTCATGGCCCATTGGAAAGACCACTAGCTCAGGAGTTAGGAAGGCTGGGGTCTGATTCTGGCCCTTCTCTAACTTGCTGTGCAACTTTATGGAAGCCATTGaacctttctgggcctctgtttcttcGTATGTAAAACAAAGGATTAATAGaccatttctggggcgcctggctgactcacttggcagagcatgcaactcttgatcttggggtcataagtttgagctccacattgggcatggagtttacttttattttattttatttttttttaaagattttatttatttatttgacatagagagagacagaccacaagtaggcagagagacaggcagagagagagggagaagcaggctccccaggactctgagatcatgacctgagctgaaggcagaggcttaacccactgagccacccaggcgcacctggagtttacttttaaaaataaataaattaaatcttaaaaaaaaaaaaacagagaccaTTTCTAAGAGTCCTGCCCACCTTTCGGTTATCAGGTGTAGGTATCTATGATTTCAACCACATGGAAGGACACACCTGGGAGGCAGAAAGAATGTGGGGATGATTCTTAGTGCCTAGCCCAGTCATGTGGCAACAGCAAGTTCAGGACAAAAGATCAGAGACTGACCTGCAGCACCAGAGTCAGGACACGGCAGCTGACTGCAAACCTCAGCACCTCTTTCCTGGATGGGTCCAGGGGCCACATCCTCTCACCACCGGGAACTCAGGGGTGTTGCTGCTGGGACTGAGCTCCCGCAGGCTTCTATACTCCAAAACCCAAAGAGGAAACATCACACATGGGCCGAAAGTAAATTatcgttatttttttttccacaaaagtaAATTCTTGAAAGCATTCTTTACAGGAGATTCCCCCTTCAGCATTACATGGCAAACTTAATTGCCCAACTGTCCTGTCCAGATGAGGGAGAAGCATCTTGAAGGCAGATGGGACCACTTGGGTATCACTTGGAAGCACTATATTGTCAGGAAAATTCTACACAGATAGGCATGAAATTAGTAGCTAGGCTCACAGAAAATCTTCAAAAGCCTGTTGGGTACACCTGTGCAGTAACtaaagacctgggttcaaatcctgactttgtTACTTGCAAGTTCTAATTCAGACCTTCTGAGCCTCAGGTCTTTAGGTATAAAATGGGATCAgactgttgttggttttttttgtttgtttgtttttgttttttccccagacTATTTTCTCTCACAAAATTGTCATGATGGTGAAGGGGATGAAAGTGTGAAGAAGTACCACCAAATCCATGTTGTGGTTGCTATTATTTGGTGTGTGCCCTTTCCCTCTTGCCCAGAATAATAAACCAGATCCCAAACCAGAGTCCCAAAAGTGGGGCGCAGGACTCAACTGGAAGACCATAATGACTACACACTGTAGCCTGGCTCTCTGATGTGTGTTCAGCTGGTCTGTTAAATTaagtggagaaggaaaagaaaaccaccacTCAGCAGGGCTTCAGCCAGCTCACATTgctaaaacaaactgaggggggaaGACAGAGTCGACTACTAGGGATGGAAAAAACTGTTatttcccccatctctttgtTGGAATGGCAGCAATGTACAAACAACTGAGAAGCCATTCTGAGGCAAGGAATGAActtcaaggctttttttttttttttttaaaaacgcaACTCCTTGGGCTAAAAGAAGTAGCAATGGCTCCTACAGAACATTCCAACACTAGTTTGGTAAATCAGAAGTGGGGGCCAGAGCACCAGAGGCAGCTCACTGATGATTTGGGGTGAACTATCCCTAAAGGAAGAAACATTTCAACTGGGAAATTAATAGCGAGGGTtggaagacttttctttcttacctGAGTAGTATCTATCAAATCTTTAGCTATCATTCGTTTCTGGAATTCTCTGATGCTCACTAGACTATATGATATGCTCTCATTGCACTCTGCTTCGTCGTCTTTACTGCTGTGACTTATTTACGTGGCTCAGGAGGGCAGGGGCTTTGTCAACTACACCCGCTGGGTCCGGCATTACAAACAGGCATTTCAAGCCTGCGTTTCTCACTGAGTGGAAGGGGCAAGAACAAGATACGGCATCACCAGTTCACTGGCTCGGGATATAAAGTCACTGCTTTAAGTATTCTTCCCGCCACATCTCACGTTAAGAGTATGACCTAAGTCACAGAAGCCACAGGAAAATACAATTTCTCCAGCAAGGGAGCAAGACTGGCCAATAGCAACAGTACACTTTTCTCAGCACAAGGGGGCGCCTGCTGCTCACGCCATCACCAAGCggcctggaggaagggaggggccgTCATCGCCACACCGGTTTGCTCATCAAAATTCAGTTCAAAGGCAAGCTTTTGAAAACCCCAGAGAGCGGCGGTAGTTTGTGAATCTATCCAGCATTTCCAGCATCTGACTCGCGGAATCGAGAGGAATTGTAGAAATCAGTACGGCTAGCCTCACATGGCCGCTGATTCCCCATCCCAGggtaaattcactttttttccttccttcatttcccaCCCACATGCAGAAGAAAAGTTGGGGACAGAAAAGCACTTAACCCACCTCTGCCTCTTCACCAggcttccattcttcctttcctctctccagaGTCAAGCTCTAGCCCCAGCGACCACAGGATTCTTGTAACCTACACTTAGCTTATAGGTAAaccaagtaaaaacaaaataaagccaaTGAGTTGTCCCTCTGGGCTAGTTGAAGACCTCGCTTCCCAACAACCCCTTTAGGAAATCACAAACTCTTGAATTGGCAGGACGCTTAGGAGCAACTAGTTTTACTCTATTTTCCTGGGAGATAAATATGCCCAGAGTGGTGACTAATAAAAATCTCCACGGTTCAGACCCTGTGAGGCCAGTATAATTACCATCGCCGTTTTatggatgtggaaactgaggctcattgGGGTCATGTGACACACTCTAGGCTATATTTAAAGCGAGtatctccttttttccttctggaacctCATGATCTTCCCACCGACCCTCAACCAGGCCAAAGGGGATGTGCTCTTTCAGAGCCATGGTAACAACCCAGGACTCCCAACTCCGAGCCCAATACTTATCCAAAGACAGCGTATGCTCTTACTGGGTATGCTTAGAGAAGGGAGGGCCCTAGCTCAGAAGAAGCTTCTCACGGAGAAGCCTGAATTGGAGCCCTGGACCCTTAG
Proteins encoded:
- the PIGV gene encoding GPI mannosyltransferase 2, translating into MWPLDPSRKEVLRFAVSCRVLTLVLQALFNAIIPDHHAEAFSPPRFTPSGSVDQIVEGLLGGLSHWDAEHFLFIAERGYLYEHNFAFFPGFPLALLVGAELLRPLWPLLNLRSRLLISVALLNSLFSVLAAVALHDLGCLVLRCPCQAFYGALLFCLSPANVFLAAGYSEALFALLTFSAMGQLERGRSWTSGLLFALATGVRSNGLVNIGFLVYSQCQGFLSSPMVLNPLRALLKLMGSVFLSVFALGLPFALFQYYGYTQFCLSGSVRPIPEPLRQLAVDKGYRTVEGNEPPWCSWELPLIYSYIQDIYWNVGFLRYYELKQVPNFLLATPMAILVAGATWTYVTTHPWLCVTLGLQRSKNSKTPEKPERGFLGPPVFVYLVHAAALALFGGLCMHVQVLTRFLGSSTPLVYWFPAYLLHNQEPLLRSLETVPWKPHVGDSLPGQMVPRNSIMGLLYNWKTCSLVTRCILGYFLSYWLLGLLLHCNFLPWT